A part of Bartonella quintana genomic DNA contains:
- a CDS encoding ABCB family ABC transporter ATP-binding protein/permease: MKRNEMIKTVSSDTGKILHTLYNLWPYMWPTDRRDLKMHVVWAIFYLVLAKLILISVPYFFKYATDTLDVSFKLPTWAPSSWVIPIMFVLVYNIARIVQAALNQLRDSLFATVGQHAIRQLAYKTFVHIHGLSLRFHLERRTGGLSRVIERGTKGIESIVRFSILNTVPTILEFVLTALVFYISYEWYYFLIVVVMVGLYTWFTLKMSDWRIGIRQKMNTADTEANTRAIDSLLNFETVKYFGNETLEAHRFDSSMAGYEKAATKIWTSLSWLNFGQALIFGIGMTILMLMSAYEVFHETQTLGDFVFINALLIQLSIPLNFIGSVYREVRQGLTDIEAMFDLLDVQQEIVDKLDAKPLVVNGGSIRFNQVKFSYDPTRQILKDIDFEVPGGKTVAIVGPSGAGKSTISRLLFRFYDVDAGSITIDGQDIRNVTQKSLREAIGMVPQDTVLFNDTIAYNICYGRPGATNEEMRQAAEMAQISKFIEMLPEGFQSMVGERGLKLSGGEKQRVAIARTLLKAPPLLILDEATAALDTATEQEIQQALDIVSRGRTTLIIAHRLSTVINADEILVLKNGRIIENGTHAELLRKKGFYASMWNKQLEASQTEEKLRKMCEEDELGVVNRKK; encoded by the coding sequence ATGAAACGGAATGAAATGATAAAAACCGTGTCATCAGATACCGGTAAAATTCTGCACACACTTTATAATTTATGGCCTTATATGTGGCCGACAGATCGGCGCGATCTGAAAATGCATGTTGTATGGGCGATATTTTATCTTGTTTTGGCTAAGCTTATTCTCATCTCTGTACCTTATTTTTTTAAATATGCTACGGATACGCTTGATGTGAGCTTTAAATTACCTACATGGGCCCCATCCAGTTGGGTTATTCCCATTATGTTCGTTTTAGTCTACAATATTGCACGTATTGTTCAAGCTGCATTAAACCAGTTACGGGATTCCCTTTTTGCAACCGTTGGTCAGCACGCTATTCGTCAGTTAGCTTATAAGACCTTTGTACATATTCATGGATTGTCTTTGCGATTTCATTTGGAAAGACGAACGGGTGGGCTTTCTCGCGTGATTGAGCGTGGTACGAAGGGGATTGAATCTATCGTTAGATTTTCAATTCTTAATACAGTACCAACGATTTTGGAATTTGTGTTGACGGCACTGGTATTTTACATAAGCTATGAGTGGTATTATTTTCTCATAGTTGTTGTAATGGTTGGTTTATATACCTGGTTCACGCTAAAAATGAGTGATTGGCGCATTGGTATTCGGCAAAAAATGAATACAGCGGATACTGAGGCCAATACACGAGCTATTGATTCTCTTTTAAATTTTGAAACGGTCAAATATTTTGGCAATGAAACTCTGGAAGCTCATCGATTTGATTCTTCAATGGCAGGTTATGAAAAAGCTGCGACGAAGATTTGGACATCGTTAAGCTGGCTTAATTTTGGTCAGGCTCTTATTTTTGGTATTGGAATGACGATCCTGATGTTGATGTCAGCTTACGAAGTTTTTCATGAAACGCAGACTTTAGGGGACTTCGTTTTTATTAATGCGCTTTTAATACAGCTTTCCATTCCATTGAATTTTATTGGTTCAGTTTATCGCGAAGTTCGACAAGGCTTAACCGATATTGAAGCTATGTTTGATCTTTTAGATGTTCAGCAGGAAATCGTTGATAAATTAGATGCCAAACCATTAGTGGTAAATGGTGGTAGCATTCGATTTAATCAGGTAAAATTTTCCTATGATCCAACTCGCCAGATTCTCAAAGATATTGATTTTGAAGTTCCCGGAGGTAAAACAGTTGCAATTGTTGGTCCATCAGGCGCTGGTAAATCGACCATTTCTCGATTACTTTTTCGATTTTACGATGTTGATGCAGGATCTATCACAATTGATGGACAGGACATCCGTAATGTGACGCAAAAAAGTTTGCGTGAAGCTATCGGTATGGTACCGCAGGACACAGTGTTATTTAATGATACGATTGCATATAATATTTGCTACGGACGTCCAGGTGCGACAAATGAAGAGATGCGCCAAGCTGCTGAAATGGCACAGATATCGAAATTTATTGAGATGCTTCCGGAAGGTTTTCAGTCTATGGTAGGTGAACGTGGACTTAAGCTATCAGGGGGTGAAAAACAGCGTGTGGCTATTGCACGGACACTGTTAAAAGCTCCCCCACTTCTTATTCTCGATGAAGCAACTGCGGCTCTTGATACGGCGACGGAACAAGAAATTCAACAAGCATTGGACATTGTAAGCCGTGGGCGTACAACATTGATAATTGCTCACCGTCTTTCTACTGTTATCAATGCAGATGAAATTTTAGTTCTCAAAAATGGACGTATTATTGAAAATGGGACGCATGCAGAGCTTTTGCGTAAAAAAGGTTTCTATGCTTCAATGTGGAATAAGCAGCTTGAAGCATCGCAAACAGAAGAAAAATTACGTAAAATGTGTGAAGAAGATGAGTTGGGTGTTGTTAATCGTAAGAAATAA
- a CDS encoding DUF421 domain-containing protein: MEFLSYYGYVALKLVVGLIAFLLILRTTGRGSLSQMTPVDLVSNFVMGSIIGGVIYNPNVSSIQLLLVLLIWQSLIACLNLLARYSIFFRRLIAGRSIALVLDGVFQIDQIKNLGINVNDLITMLRVKGCNLNEAAFVRLETNGDCTVIKKEEGKKSTILVQNGEILDDGLKEIDKSKKWLQAELRKRHVKVEDLFAAEWYENTDQNNKFHGRLFLVPFSKTV; this comes from the coding sequence ATGGAATTTTTATCTTATTACGGATATGTCGCACTTAAATTGGTTGTAGGCCTTATAGCCTTTCTCTTGATTTTAAGAACTACGGGTCGTGGTAGTCTCAGTCAAATGACACCGGTTGATCTGGTAAGCAATTTTGTGATGGGAAGTATCATTGGAGGCGTTATTTATAATCCAAATGTTAGCAGCATTCAATTGTTGCTTGTTTTACTCATTTGGCAAAGCTTGATCGCATGTCTTAATCTTTTAGCACGCTATTCAATCTTTTTTCGCCGTCTTATTGCAGGGCGAAGTATCGCATTGGTTTTAGATGGTGTATTTCAGATAGATCAGATTAAAAACTTAGGCATCAACGTAAATGATTTGATTACAATGTTGCGTGTTAAGGGCTGTAATTTAAATGAAGCCGCTTTTGTTCGTTTGGAAACCAATGGTGATTGTACTGTTATTAAAAAGGAAGAGGGTAAAAAATCTACCATTTTAGTACAAAATGGCGAAATTCTTGATGATGGTCTTAAAGAGATTGATAAATCAAAGAAATGGCTTCAAGCAGAATTGAGAAAAAGGCATGTAAAGGTTGAGGATTTATTTGCAGCAGAATGGTATGAGAATACAGACCAAAATAATAAATTTCATGGTAGATTATTTCTTGTCCCTTTTTCAAAAACGGTCTAA
- a CDS encoding TIGR02301 family protein codes for MHNTLIKITILIFFLTSTLTFAQQFSPYDKKLYRLAEILGSLHSLQNLCNTPTNQWYDYMTTLIEAEKPSPQRRAYFYEAFNEAYRAFSENYHHCTQSALEANQRYIKEGRALSESLLMHP; via the coding sequence ATGCATAATACATTGATAAAAATCACTATTTTAATATTTTTTTTAACTTCAACACTAACTTTTGCGCAACAATTTTCACCTTATGATAAAAAATTGTACCGATTAGCAGAAATTTTGGGGTCCCTGCACTCTCTACAAAATCTTTGTAACACCCCGACAAACCAATGGTATGACTACATGACCACATTGATTGAGGCAGAAAAACCATCTCCACAAAGACGCGCTTATTTTTACGAAGCATTTAATGAAGCTTACCGTGCTTTTTCAGAAAATTACCATCATTGTACACAATCAGCACTTGAAGCAAATCAAAGATACATTAAAGAAGGAAGAGCCTTATCCGAAAGCCTTCTCATGCATCCCTAA
- the cysS gene encoding cysteine--tRNA ligase: MRKLRFYNTLTRKKENFTPIDATKVRLYVCGPTIYDYAHIGNARSVIVFDVLFRLLRYVYGNEHVIYVRNITDVDDKINARAACEHPELALNDAIRQLTDRTYSQFQQDTMALGCLLPTSQPRATDHLEEMRSLIEKLLEKGHAYKVQNHVLFSVRSIRNHPHYGAFAKRSLDEMRAGARVDVAAYKREEMDFVLWKPSAVGEPGWASPAGIPVLGRPGWHIECSAMSMAKLLAPYGGGLTCDDPTANVFDIHGGGIDLIFPHHENEIAQSCSAFGTERMANLWMHNGFLQVEGKKMSKSLGNFITIRSILESDFFEFNGVLTDEMKQNWAGLSARFSMLQTHYREPLNWTAQRLVQSSSELYRWYELLCFEREEMENNEALDDSVIDALSDDLNTPKALTLLRKFYKAGNATALANGMNLFGLLRQEWVQEVECPLFMRKISLNSKFIDQRIAERLRLIHNKEWAAADTIRDELAAKGVILKDGKDPQTGERITMWEMRRL, translated from the coding sequence TTGAGAAAGCTGCGATTTTATAATACGCTTACACGTAAAAAAGAAAATTTCACACCGATAGATGCTACTAAAGTACGTCTTTATGTTTGTGGTCCGACGATTTACGATTATGCCCACATAGGGAACGCGCGCTCTGTGATTGTTTTTGACGTTTTATTTCGCTTATTGCGTTATGTCTATGGCAATGAGCATGTTATATATGTGCGTAATATTACAGATGTGGATGATAAGATTAATGCACGAGCAGCTTGCGAGCATCCAGAGCTAGCACTTAACGATGCTATTCGCCAATTGACAGACCGTACATATTCTCAATTTCAGCAAGACACAATGGCACTTGGTTGTTTATTGCCAACCAGTCAACCGCGCGCAACCGATCATTTAGAGGAGATGCGCTCTTTGATTGAAAAATTACTTGAAAAGGGGCACGCTTATAAAGTGCAAAATCATGTCTTATTTTCTGTAAGGAGTATAAGAAATCATCCCCATTATGGGGCATTTGCAAAACGCTCCTTAGATGAAATGAGAGCGGGGGCGCGTGTCGATGTTGCAGCTTATAAGAGGGAGGAAATGGATTTTGTTTTATGGAAGCCCTCTGCTGTTGGGGAACCAGGTTGGGCATCGCCTGCAGGAATTCCTGTTTTAGGTCGTCCGGGTTGGCATATCGAATGTTCTGCAATGTCGATGGCAAAATTATTAGCTCCCTATGGTGGTGGTTTAACGTGTGATGATCCGACAGCGAATGTTTTTGATATCCATGGTGGTGGTATTGATTTGATTTTTCCTCATCATGAAAATGAGATTGCACAAAGTTGTTCAGCTTTTGGGACTGAGCGAATGGCTAATCTTTGGATGCATAACGGTTTTTTGCAGGTTGAAGGCAAGAAGATGTCTAAAAGTCTTGGCAATTTCATCACTATTCGTTCTATTTTAGAGAGTGATTTTTTTGAGTTCAATGGTGTTTTAACAGATGAAATGAAGCAAAACTGGGCTGGTTTATCTGCGCGTTTTTCGATGTTACAAACGCATTATCGTGAACCGTTAAATTGGACCGCTCAGCGTTTAGTACAATCCAGTAGTGAACTGTATCGTTGGTATGAATTGCTTTGCTTTGAAAGGGAGGAGATGGAGAATAACGAAGCCCTTGATGACTCTGTGATAGACGCATTAAGTGATGATCTTAATACTCCTAAAGCGCTTACTCTTTTACGAAAATTTTATAAGGCAGGGAATGCTACCGCTCTTGCAAATGGGATGAATTTATTTGGGCTACTGCGACAAGAGTGGGTTCAAGAAGTGGAATGTCCATTGTTTATGAGAAAAATTTCCCTTAATTCAAAATTTATTGATCAGCGTATTGCCGAAAGACTACGACTTATCCATAATAAAGAGTGGGCAGCTGCGGATACAATTCGTGATGAGCTTGCAGCCAAGGGGGTTATTTTAAAAGACGGCAAAGACCCACAGACTGGTGAGCGTATAACTATGTGGGAAATGAGGCGGTTATAA